A genomic stretch from Solanum stenotomum isolate F172 chromosome 8, ASM1918654v1, whole genome shotgun sequence includes:
- the LOC125874247 gene encoding protein TAP1-like, whose product MAMKWLTLVLTLMVIFEGDLIMANLMEVKCIKHCMKDCKKVGIPSASCLKFCPLHCIPPPPMLSSEVRHCDVRCILDRCLDYKNEADKLEGCASKCKNNNDYC is encoded by the exons ATGGCAATGAAATGGCTAACCCTAGTGCTAACATTGATGGTCATATTTGAAGGGGATTTGATTATGGCTAATCTTATGGAGGtgaaatgcataaaacattGCATGAAAGATTGCAAAAAAGTTGGCATTCCCTCTGCTTCCTGCCTCAAATTCTGCCCACTTCACTGCATTCCACCACCACCTATGCTTTCATCTGAAGTCCGCCATTGCGATGTTCGATGCATTCTTGATCGTTGTCTTGACTACAAGAATG AAGCAGACAAACTAGAAGGGTGTGCATCCAAATGCAAGAACAATAATGATTACTGCTAA
- the LOC125872388 gene encoding 60S ribosomal protein L7a-2-like isoform X3, producing the protein MAPKKGVAVASKKKPEKAKVVNPLFEKRPKQFGIGGALPPKKDVTRNVRWPRNVTLQRKKRILKMRLKVPPALNQFTKTLDKNLATNLFKMLLKYRPEDKAAKKERLVKRAQAEAEGKTPETKKPIIVKYGLKHITYLIEQNKAQLVVIAHDVDPIELVVWLPALCRKMEIPYCIVKGKARLGSIVHKKTASALCLTTVKNEDKMEFSRVLEAIKANFNDKYEENRKKWGGGIMGSKSQARTKAKERVLAKEAAQRLN; encoded by the exons ATG GCTCCAAAGAAGGGTGTTGCAGTAGCATCAAAGAAGAAACCGGAGAAGGCTAAG GTGGTGAATCCACTGTTCGAGAAGCGGCCAAAGCAGTTCGGTATCGGTGGAGCGCTGCCGCCGAAGAAGGATGTAACAAGGAATGTAAGATGGCCTCGGAATGTTACCCTACAAAGGAAGAAGAGGATTCTCAAGATGCGATTGAAGGTTCCTCCTGCTCTAAACCAGTTCACCAAAACCCTTGATAAGAACCTCG CTACAAACCTTTTCAAGATGCTTCTAAAGTACAGGCCTGAGGACAAAGCTGCAAAGAAGGAACGTCTTGTCAAAAGGGCTCAAGCTGAAGCCGAAGGAAAAACTCCCGAGACAAAGAAACCTATTATTGTGAAGTATGGGCTTAAGCACATCACTTATCTTATTGAGCAG AACAAAGCTCAGTTAGTAGTGATTGCTCATGATGTGGATCCAATAGAGTTGGTTGTCTGGCTTCCTGCACTTTGCAGAAAGATGGAAATTCCATACTGCATTGTGAAGGGGAAAGCACGTTTAGGATCG ATTGTGCATAAGAAAACCGCTTCAGCCTTGTGTTTGACAACTGTGAAGAATGAAGACAAAATGGAGTTTAGCAGAGTTTTGGAGGCAATCAAG GCTAACTTCAATGACAAGTATGAAGAGAACAGGAAGAAGTGGGGTGGTGGTATCATGGGCTCCAAGTCACAGGCCAGGACCAAGGCCAAGGAGAGAGTTCTTGCCAAGGAAGCTGCCCAGAGATTGAACTAA
- the LOC125872388 gene encoding 60S ribosomal protein L7a-2-like isoform X1, whose amino-acid sequence MAPKKGVAVASKKKPEKAKVVNPLFEKRPKQFGIGGALPPKKDVTRNVRWPRNVTLQRKKRILKMRLKVPPALNQFTKTLDKNLATNLFKMLLKYRPEDKAAKKERLVKRAQAEAEGKTPETKKPIIVKYGLKHITYLIEQNKAQLVVIAHDVDPIELVVWLPALCRKMEIPYCIVKGKARLGSIVHKKTASALCLTTVKNEDKMEFSRVLEAIKANFNDKYEENRKKWGGGIMGSKSQARTKAKERVLAKEAAQRLN is encoded by the exons ATG GCTCCAAAGAAGGGTGTTGCAGTAGCATCAAAGAAGAAACCGGAGAAGGCTAAGGTGGTGAATCCACTATTCGAGAAGCGGCCAAAGCAGTTCGGTATCGGGGGAGCTCTGCCGCCAAAGAAGGATGTAACAAGGAATGTAAGATGGCCTCGGAATGTTACCCTACAAAGGAAGAAGAGGATTCTGAAGATGCGATTGAAGGTTCCTCCAGCTCTTAACCAGTTCACCAAAACCCTTGACAAGAACCTCG CTACAAACCTTTTCAAGATGCTTCTTAAGTACAGGCCTGAGGACAAAGCTGCAAAGAAGGAGCGTCTTGTCAAAAGGGCTCAAGCTGAAGCTGAAGGAAAAACTCCTGAAACAAAGAAACCCATTATTGTGAAGTATGGGCTTAAGCACATTACTTACCTTATTGAGCAG AACAAAGCTCAGTTAGTAGTGATTGCTCATGATGTGGACCCAATAGAGTTGGTTGTCTGGCTTCCTGCACTATGCAGAAAGATGGAAATTCCATACTGCATTGTGAAGGGGAAAGCACGTTTAGGATCG ATCGTGCATAAGAAAACTGCTTCAGCCTTGTGTTTGACAACCGTGAAGAATGAAGACAAAATGGAGTTCAGCAGAGTTTTGGAGGCAATTAAG GCTAACTTCAACGACAAGTACGAAGAGAACAGGAAGAAGTGGGGCGGTGGTATCATGGGCTCTAAGTCACAGGCCAGGACCAAGGCCAAAGAAAGAGTTCTAGCCAAGGAAGCTGCCCAGAGATTGAATTAA
- the LOC125874676 gene encoding probable glycosyltransferase At3g07620, protein MGIELQFHRLCCVHTVKKLLSIFGIVIAVVVLISQLLALPYENYISLLSNVDGVGVEAETDLATDEKRSNVEVDSVLGFQKLGNSSYLEKRLNANSTIGFYLNVSTYSSLGKMRNESAQILQVKSPAARSSGRENVIADTGNKTSSLMENEATSSNSNILRAGINSKRRRPASISYMNTLVQQNSSISLVRSLWRSAREGELRYAKVQIENAPIIRNIPELHSSIFRNYSKFRRSYELMERVLKVYVYKEGEKPIFHQPYMRGIYASEGWFMKLMEKNKQFLVKDPKRAHLFYLPFSSLKLREALSKQNFTHQKDLENHLSNYIGRISRKYHFWNRSRGADHFFVACHDWAPRLTRKNMETCVRVLCNLNIAGGFKIGKDVSLPVTYVRSAEDPLKDLGGNPPSARPVLAFFAGGIHGYLRPILLQHWSEKEPDMKIFGPMPRDPEGKAKYRELMKSSKYCICARGYEVHTPRVVESIHYACVPVIISDNYVPPFFEVFDWESFSVFVLEKDVPDLRNILLSIPEEKYMKMQRRLKIVQQYFLWHKNPVKYDLFHMILHSIWYNRVFQVKSK, encoded by the exons atGGGGATTGAACTTCAATTTCACAGGTTATGCTGTGTTCATACCGTCAAAAAATTGTTATCAATTTTTGGAATTGTTATAGCTGTTGTTGTGTTGATATCACAATTACTAGCACTTCCATATGAAAATTACATATCTCTTCTATCAAATGTGGATGGAGTTGGGGTCGAAGCTGAAACTGATTTGGCCACTGATGAAAAGAGGAGTAATGTGGAAGTTGATTCAGTGTTAGGGTTTCAGAAATTGGGCAACAGTAGTTATCTAGAAAAGAGATTGAATGCAAATTCAACTATAGGGTTTTATTTGAATGTAAGTACATATTCAAGTCTAGGGAAAATGAGGAATGAATCGGCTCAGATTTTGCAGGTTAAGTCACCTGCAGCTCGTTCAAGTGGTCGGGAGAATGTGATTGCAGATACCGGTAATAAGACGTCGTCGTTAATGGAGAATGAGGCAACAAGTTCCAATTCTAATATCTTACGAGCTGGTATCAACAGTAAGAGAAGAAGACCAGCATCAATCTCCTACATGAACACTTTAGTGCAGCAGAACTCTAGTATTAGTTTAGTG AGATCACTATGGCGTTCTGCACGTGAAGGGGAACTCCGATATGCAAAGGTTCAGATTGAAAATGCTCCGATAATTAGAAACATTCCTGAACTTCATTCATCCATCTTTCGAAATTATTCCAAGTTTAGGAG GAGCTATGAGCTGATGGAACGTGTCCTTAAAGTTTATGTTTATAAAGAAGGGGAAAAACCAATATTTCATCAGCCGTATATGCGAGGTATCTACGCGTCTGAGGGGTGGTTCATGAAACTGATGGAGAAGAACAAACAGTTTCTTGTGAAAGATCCCAAAAGGgctcacttattttatttgcCTTTTAGTTCTTTGAAGCTACGAGAAGCTCTATCAAAACAAAACTTTACTCATCAGAAAGATTTGGAAAATCATCTGAGCAATTACATTGGAAGAATTTCTAGAAAATATCATTTCTGGAATAGAAGCAGAGGAGCTGATCATTTTTTTGTTGCTTGtcatgattgg GCACCCCGACTCACGAGAAAGAACATGGAAACCTGTGTTAGAGTCCTTTGCAATTTAAATATAGCCGGAGGCTTCAAGATAGGGAAGGATGTCTCTCTGCCAGTAACCTATGTTCGTTCAGCTGAAGACCCGCTCAAAGATTTGGGAGGAAATCCTCCTTCAGCAAGACCTGTGCTTGCCTTTTTTGCTGGAGGTATTCATGGTTATCTCCGTCCTATATTATTGCAACATTGGAGTGAGAAAGAACCTGATATGAAGATTTTTGGGCCTATGCCTCGTGATCCTGAGGGTAAAGCAAAATATAGGGAACTTATGAAAAGCAGCAAATATTGCATATGTGCGAGGGGTTATGAAGTCCATACTCCAAGAGTTGTGGAGTCCATACACTATGCTTGTGTACCTGTGATCATATCAGATAATTATGTGCCACCTTTCTTTGAAGTTTTTGACTGGGAATCATTTTCTGTCTTTGTTTTGGAGAAAGATGTTCCAGACTTGAGAAATATCCTCCTTTCAATTCCTGAGGAGAAGTACATGAAGATGCAGCGTAGGCTGAAGATCGTTCAACAGTATTTTCTTTGGCACAAAAATCCTGTTAAGTATGACTTGTTTCACATGATCCTTCACTCAATTTGGTATAACAGAGTATTTCAGGTAAAATCTAAATAA
- the LOC125874944 gene encoding phytolongin Phyl1.1, which translates to MASVQNSVYYCSVSKGGQLIYAYNGGDHETENLAALCLERVPPFHKWYFQTMVKKTFGFLMEDEGYVYFAIVDEGLGNDKVLRFLEQLKDEFRKVAKKGSCWTMSNLNSICLQGELVPVISPCNNATGKIVEGGDSTNALLLGKPSRQEKKKRNDHVIAIRDAELEEDLNSTELVDTNDQDTVVIPIMSQKELCLVRNITSSQNFQKKWCRHVRVILAIDVVVCLVLLVIWLVICEGTKCLH; encoded by the coding sequence ATGGCTTCTGTACAAAATTCAGTTTATTATTGTTCAGTATCTAAAGGAGGTCAACTTATATATGCATATAATGGTGGAGATCATGAGACTGAGAATTTGGCTGCATTGTGTTTGGAAAGGGTTCCTCCTTTTCATAAATGGTATTTTCAAACTATGGTTAAGAAAACTTTTGGGTTTTTGATGGAAGATGAAGGGTATGTTTACTTTGCTATTGTAGATGAGGGTCTTGGTAATGATAAAGTTCTAAGGTTTCTAGAACAGTTAAAGGATGAATTTAGGAAAGTGGCGAAAAAGGGTTCTTGCTGGACTATGTCGAATCTGAATTCGATTTGTTTACAAGGAGAATTAGTTCCTGTTATTTCACCATGTAACAATGCTACTGGGAAAATTGTTGAGGGTGGTGATTCAACAAATGCCCTGTTGTTGGGAAAGCCAAGTagacaagaaaagaagaaaaggaatgaTCATGTAATTGCTATCAGAGATGCTGAGTTGGAGGAGGACCTAAACTCAACAGAACTAGTAGATACGAACGATCAAGATACAGTAGTTATTCCAATTATGTCACAGAAAGAGTTGTGCTTGGTAAGGAACATAACAAGCTCTCAAAACTTCCAAAAGAAGTGGTGTCGCCATGTACGTGTTATCCTTGCCATTGATGTTGTGGTATGTCTTGTGTTGCTTGTGATCTGGTTAGTTATTTGTGAAGGTACAAAGTGCCTTCACTAA
- the LOC125874946 gene encoding uncharacterized protein LOC125874946, with protein MVNQIVSKIGSWTRNKIVDPLYHILQRGAEPKLLAFSAALGITFGVFPICGVTVFLCGIAIALLGSYCHAPTMMLANFIATPIELSLMIPFLRLGEFITGGPHFPLTADALKKVFSGEASKEVLLSIFRAMLGWLVAVPFIIAGLYIVFLPCFTILVRKFSTRPPSPKTLLQPLTEELGESSSSVLV; from the exons ATGGTTAATCAGATTGTATCAAAAATTGGTTCTTGGACTCGTAACAAGATCGTTGATCCTCTTTATCACATCCTCCAAAG GGGAGCAGAGCCAAAACTGTTGGCGTTCTCTGCGGCTCTCGGAATCACCTTTGGGGTATTTCCCATATGTG GTGTCACAGTATTCCTATGTGGGATCGCTATTGCATTGTTGGGGTCGTATTGTCATGCTCCTACGATGATGTTGGCTAACTTCATTGCTACTCCTATTGAGTTGAG TCTGATGATTCCATTTCTACGCCTAGGCGAGTTTATCACTGGTGGACCTCATTTTCCTTTGACTGCTGATGCACTAAAAAAGGTCTTCTCTGGTGAGGCTTCAAAGGAAGTCTTGCTCAGCATTTTCCGTGCG ATGTTGGGCTGGCTTGTTGCTGTACCATTCATCATAGCAGGACTTTATATAGTGTTTCTGCCATGTTTTACGATCTTGGTTCGTAAGTTCAGTACCCGTCCTCCAAGCCCGAAGACTCTTCTCCAACCCCTTACAGAA GAATTGGGGGAGTCTAGCAGTTCTGTACTTGTATGA
- the LOC125872388 gene encoding 60S ribosomal protein L7a-2-like isoform X2 → MAPKKGVAVAAKKKPEKAKVVNPLFEKRPKQFGIGGALPPKKDVTRNVRWPRNVTLQRKKRILKMRLKVPPALNQFTKTLDKNLATNLFKMLLKYRPEDKAAKKERLVKRAQAEAEGKTPETKKPIIVKYGLKHITYLIEQNKAQLVVIAHDVDPIELVVWLPALCRKMEIPYCIVKGKARLGSIVHKKTASALCLTTVKNEDKMEFSRVLEAIKANFNDKYEENRKKWGGGIMGSKSQARTKAKERVLAKEAAQRLN, encoded by the exons ATG GCTCCAAAGAAGGGTGTTGCAGTAGCAGCAAAGAAGAAGCCAGAGAAGGCGAAGGTGGTGAATCCACTGTTCGAGAAGCGGCCAAAGCAGTTCGGTATCGGTGGAGCGCTGCCGCCGAAGAAGGATGTAACAAGGAATGTAAGATGGCCTCGGAATGTTACCCTACAAAGGAAGAAGAGGATTCTCAAGATGCGATTGAAGGTTCCTCCTGCTCTAAACCAGTTCACCAAAACCCTTGATAAGAACCTCG CTACAAACCTTTTCAAGATGCTTCTAAAGTACAGGCCTGAGGACAAAGCTGCAAAGAAGGAACGTCTTGTCAAAAGGGCTCAAGCTGAAGCCGAAGGAAAAACTCCCGAGACAAAGAAACCTATTATTGTGAAGTATGGGCTTAAGCACATCACTTATCTTATTGAGCAG AACAAAGCTCAGTTAGTAGTGATTGCTCATGATGTGGATCCAATAGAGTTGGTTGTCTGGCTTCCTGCACTTTGCAGAAAGATGGAAATTCCATACTGCATTGTGAAGGGGAAAGCACGTTTAGGATCG ATTGTGCATAAGAAAACCGCTTCAGCCTTGTGTTTGACAACTGTGAAGAATGAAGACAAAATGGAGTTTAGCAGAGTTTTGGAGGCAATCAAG GCTAACTTCAATGACAAGTATGAAGAGAACAGGAAGAAGTGGGGTGGTGGTATCATGGGCTCCAAGTCACAGGCCAGGACCAAGGCCAAGGAGAGAGTTCTTGCCAAGGAAGCTGCCCAGAGATTGAACTAA
- the LOC125874937 gene encoding RING-H2 finger protein ATL7 — MSLTGKGYPDPHQESSNNYHNASSNCCSEALAQLKLYQAFIFSVPILFAFILLLLFYLFYLRRQRVDWSSLRMRTSTLHTANESDELSRCEMGLKKEVREMLPIIVFKESFSVKDTQCSVCLGDYLADDKLQQIPACGHTFHMVCIDLWLAAHNTCPLCRQSILAPPNACTETPDTSSETTESTSSEQDADETSHQSSSECCGDPLVGQSNSEPEPREETEHRSSNEEESDNVDHDSVSRNISYDTMQEPEETEHRLSNEEESDNVDHGSVSRNRSHDTTLEPSDSV, encoded by the exons ATGTCTCTTACTGGAAAAGGCTACCCAGATCCACATCAAGAAAGCAGTAATAATTATCATAATGCATCATCTAATTGTTGCTCAGAAGCTTTAGCTCAATTGAAGCTTTATCAAGCTTTCATCTTTTCAGTCCCTATTTTGTTTGCTTTTATACTCTTACTGTTATTCTACTTATTTTATCTTCGTCGTCAGAGAGTCGATTGGTCCTCACTGCGGATGAGGACATCCACATTGCACACTGCTAATGAATCCGATGAACTCTCAAGG TGTGAAATGGGATTGAAGAAGGAAGTGAGGGAGATGTTGCCTATTATTGTCTTCAAGGAGAGTTTCTCTGTCAAAGATACACA ATGTTCAGTGTGCTTAGGGGATTACCTAGCAGATGATAAGCTTCAACAAATACCTGCTTGTGGGCACACATTTCACATGGTTTGCATTGACCTCTGGCTAGCCGCCCACAACACCTGCCCCCTCTGCCGCCAATCAATCCTTGCTCCACCTAACGCTTGCACTGAAACACCTGATACGAGCTCAGAAACTACTGAGAGTACTTCTAGTGAACAAGATGCTGATGAAACATCTCACCAAAGCAGCTCTGAGTGTTGTGGGGATCCTCTAGTAGGTCAATCAAATTCAGAGCCAGAACCCAGAGAAGAAACGGAACACAGATCGTCtaatgaagaagaaagtgatAACGTTGACCACGACAGCGTCTCAAGAAATATTAGTTATGACACTATGCAGGAGCCAGAAGAAACGGAACACAGATTGTCtaatgaagaagaaagtgatAACGTTGACCACGGCAGCGTCTCAAGAAATAGGAGCCATGACACTACGCTGGAGCCAAGTGATTCAGTCTGA